Genomic DNA from Candidatus Bathyarchaeia archaeon:
GGAATGCCGCCGAGGAAAAGGAGTTAGCCCTTAGGGTGGATTTATTAAAAAGGCCCTTGATCCCTAAAGGGCGTGATCCATGAAATGGAGATCGATTTCCTCATGGCCCCGCCATTGGAGTTCTTGGGGAAGTCAGTTCCATTCCCCAAAGCGGACTACGTCGTCATCGGGGTTCCATTTGACAGGACGAGCACCTATAGGCCCGGATCCAGATTCGCGCCGAACGCCCTCAGGGAAATATCGCTGAACGTGGAAACATACAGCTTCCTATCGGAAATCGATGCCGAGGACTTGAAGATACACGATGCAGGAAATCTTTCCATATCCGCCAACGTGGAGGAAACCTTGGAAAGGGTTAGAAGGGTTGTATCGGAGGTTGTGGGATCTGGGAAGGTATCGATATTATTGGGCGGAGAGCATACCATTTCATATGGCGCCCTGATGGCCCTCTCGGACCTCGGTATCAAATTCGACGTGGTGGATCTCGATGCCCATTCCGATGCGAGGGATGAATATGAGGGGCTGAGGCTATCCCACGCAACCTTCATGAGGAGGGCCGTTGAGGATCTGGGGATTCGGGACATAAGGTATGTTGGGCTGAGGGCCATATCCAAGGAGGAGTTGGGCTTCATAAGGGGGGAGGGTGTCAAAGCCAATACGGCCTTGGACCTGAAAGGCTTGGGCAAGGGGGCATCAAGCCTCGATGTCCTATTTAGCGACCCAGCGCCCAAGAGATACATCTCCATCGACTTGGATGTCCTAGACCCGGCCTTCGCGCCGGCGGTCGGGAACCCGGAGGGTTGCGGAGTTTATCCGGAGGAGCTCCTCCCAATCCTGAAGAGGGCCGCCTCGGCCCGCGTGGCTGGGATCGATCTATGCGAGTACGTCCCGGCTTATGATAACGGCTCAACGGGGGTTCAGGGGATTAAGCTCCTTCTGGAAGCCATCTGCGCCATCGAGGCCTCCAAGGGAGGGCGCTGAGTGGCATCGGGTCCCTTCCCTCCTTCCCCGGGAAAAGCCCAGCTTGAACCGTTTGCAAAGGTTCTTAAGCCACATCCCTCCACCATATCCCCAGATCGGATCGGCCCTAGGCCGAGGTTCGGTTATGAGCGCGGGAACATCGCTCCAAATCAACGAAGGCCTGAATATAGAGGAGGCGTATCTTCTATCGGCGGGGTATGACGGGGAGCGAGGAAGGGCGTTCCTGAAGCTCTACGATAAGGGCGAAGATAGGATAAAGATATGGTATGACGACACGGGCCATCTGCCCTATTGCATATCGAAGGATCCCTTGGAGGAGCTTGAGAGGAACGAGGCCATCTCCAAACATCCCGGGCTCGCCAGATTTGAGAGGGCGGAGAGGTACGACGCCCTAAGGGATCGGCGCTTGGATGTGGTTATAATATATGGGAAGGATCCGCTCGCCATAGGCGGGAAACCTTCCGGATCGATAAGGGATATCGTGAAGGCTTGGGAGGCCAATATAAAATACGTGGAGAGTTATATCTACGATCTTGGATTTACGCCCTGCATGCCCTATAGGGTTTCAAACGGACGTTTGTATCCCATAACCCAAGAGCTCCCGAGGGAGGCAATCGCCCATTTGGAGAGGGCGCTCGAGGGCGAGGACGAGGAGCATAGGAAAGCCGTGCGCGAATGGATATCGCTCCTCGAGGCCCCAATGCCAAAGCTCAAAAGGGTAGCCTTGGACATAGAGGTATATTCCCCAATAGTCACGAGAGTCCCGGACCCGAGCGAGGCGGAGCACCCGATACTCTGCATTGGGTTCTTCGATAACGAGGGGAGAAAGAGGATACTCCTCCTAGATAGGGGTGAGGGGTTCAAGGGCGAGGCCCTCCCAAGCGATTTGGGAGCAGCCTTCTTCAAATCCGAGGCCGATATGCTGAGGGCCGCATTCGAGATCATCCGCGAGTACCCGGTACTCCTAACCTTCAATGGAGATGATTTCGATCTCAACTACATTTGGCATAGGGCCCAAAGGCTCGGGATCGGTAGGGAGGAGATCCCCCTCGAGGTTGGGAGGGAATCCATCTCCATCAAGAACGGCGTCCACATAGACCTTTACAAATTCTTCGTGAACAAGTCGATGCAAGTTTATGCCTTCAGGCAGAAGTATCGCGAGATGACGCTGGACGACGTAGGCATGGCGCTGCTTGGAGAGGGGAAGAGGAGGAGCGAGGCATCGGTTTCCGATATGAGCTATTCGGAACTCGCCGCGTATTGCATGAAGGATGCGGAGCTCACGATGCGCCTATCCACATACGACGATGAGCTGGTCATGAAGTTGATCGTGGCCCTCTCGAGGATAAGTTGCTTGGGAATCGAGGAGGTGAGCAGGCAGGGCGTTTCCAATTGGATAAGGAGCATGCTGTATAGGGAGCATAGGAGGAGGGGATACCTAATCCCGAGGCCGGATGAGATCTTAGAGTTGAAGGGCACGATAGCGACCGAGGCGACCATAAAGGGCAAGAAGTATAAGGGGGCGATCGTGGTCGAGCCGAAGCCAGGGGTCCATTTCGGCGTCGCCGTCTTGGACTTCGCATCCCTATACCCCTCGATAATAAAAATGTGGAACTTGGGATACGAAACGATCCTATGCCCGCATGAGGACTGCAGGGACAATTTGGTTCCGGGGACTCCCCATTGGATCTGCAAAAAGAGGAGGGCGATACAGAGCGTCCTAATAGGATCCCTTAGGGACGTGAGGGTGAAATGGTATAAGCCGAAATCGAAGGATGGTTCCCTCCCGGAGCCGAAGAGGAACTGGTATATGGTCGTGCAGGATGCCCTCAAGGTCATCCTAAACGCCTCTTATGGAGTATTCGGAGCGGAGACCTTCAGCCTCTACTGTCCGCCCGTGGCCGAGGCAACGGCGGCCATAGGGAGATATGTCATAAGGAGGGCCATAGAGAAGGCCAAGTCCTTGGGGGTCGAAGTCCTCTACGGGGATACGGATTCGATCTTCCTCGGGACCACTGATCAGGCCCTTTTGAGCGAGCTCGTGAAATGGTCGAAGGAGGAGCTGGGAATGGAGTTGGAGATAGACAAGTACTACAGATACTTGGCCCTTAGCTCTAGGAAGAAGAACTACCTAGGGGTTAGGGAGGATGGAAGCGTGGATATAAAGGGCCTGACCGGGAAGAAGAGGCACGTTCCCGAATTCCTACAAAAGGCCTTCTACGATATGATCCAAATCTTGAGCGAGGTCAGGTCCTTCGACGAGTTCAATTCGGCTAGGGAAAGGATAAAGCGCATAGTGAAGGAATGCTATACCAAACTCAAGAATCGCGAATATTCGCTGGAGGAATTGGCCTTCAATGTGATGATGGGCAAATCGCCGGAGGGTTATACGAAGACGACGCCGCAGCACGTCAAAGCAGCTAGGCTATTGTCGCAAAGGGGGATCGAGATCAAGCCGGGCGATTTGATAGCCTTCGTGAAGGTCACTGGCGAGCTGGGGGTCAAGCCGGTACAGCTCGCGTCCAAAAACGAGATAGATACTGAGAAATACTTGGAATATATAAGCTCCACGTTCGATCAGGTCCTCGATGCCCTCGGCATAGAGTTCGATGAGCTGATAGGGGTGAGGAGGCTGGAGTCCTTCTTCAGATAAGCGCCCGCATCAGCCGCGATCGCTGAGCAACTTCACGAACCTCGATGCATCGTTGAACATATGGATATTATTGAAGAGAACGTAAACCTCCGATACCCCAGATCCCTTCAATGAGGATACCCTATCTAGAAGCCTATTCAGGTCATTATCCGTATACTTATACCCGTAATTATATTCCCTCCCCCCGAGGCCATGCAGCCTCGTGTAGGCGATCGGGCCGATGGCCATTGGCTCATGCCTTAGGATATCGAATACCGGTATCAAGCCCAGCCGTTCGCAAATCTCCCCAACCTTCCCCCTTCGATCCTTCCACTCCCCCCTCGGCTCCCACGCTATCCTCAAGCCATCCCTCCTAATCGAAGAGAAGAAGCCCTCCATGTTCTCGATGTTCTCCTTCGATGCGCCAAACCCGGGCGGGGTTTGGAGGACGCATATCCTCGCCCCCAGCGCCTCGCATACTTCCTTCGTCCTTTCCCAAGCTCGAATGTTCTCCTCCGTGGGCTTAAAGGAGCCGTAGTTCGCGGGATCCCCGGGCGGGCTGGCCTTGGACCTCCGCCAGACCGGGCTATCGATTGGGTGGGTGATCGCCATCCAGCCCTTCACGGAAAATTCGAAGCCCTGGGGGGATTCGCGGAGCCAATTCTCGATCGATCTCTTTGTCGGGATGTTGTAGAACGTGCTCTGGACCTCCACCAGCCTCATTCGGGAAAAATAGGTCCTCATCGCGACCGGGAAGCCACAGCATCCTACCTTAACTCTCATGTGTCCCACCGAGGTGGGGGGGCCGCCGTCGGCACGCGATAATATGGATTGCCATCGACGAACCCCCTCCTTGCAAAACACCGCCCGCCAAATTAATAGAATTTTTCCTCATGCGCTATGCCGAAGGCTCCTTTTGGCTCTCGAAAAGGGGCGCGCTCGTCAAGTATATAGTCAAATCGGCCCTTCATAGGAGCAAAATGGTCAGTTTCTTTGAGAAAGCCTCCGTCGGCGAGCTTTACGTGAGTCCGATCACCTTGAGCGAAGCGCTATACATAGCATCGCGGATATATGAGATGGGGGATGCACTCGATTATACCCCATGGGTCAAGAGAAGGGCGAGGATGGCGAGGGTAGACGAGGGCATCGCCATCAGGGCCGGAGAGCTCAAGAAATCGCTGGGAATATCGCTACCAGATTGCTATGTGATCGCGAGGGCAGAAGCGGTTAAGGCGATCCCCCTATCAGGGGCATCGAGGAGGGGGTGAGGCCCATCCTGAGCGGCTTGGAGGAGCTTTTTGAAGGGATGCCACATTTAAGGGGCTAACATCTTGGGGCTTAAATAGGGCCTTATCCTTAAATGGAATGATTTCTCCTCTCGCCATAGGTTTGTAAAGCTCATGAAAGTCCATGCAAAAATTAATACCAAACTCAAAAAAAGGGAGTTGTAAAGGAGGGTGGACCTTTCTTATTCGAATATTTCATAGGGAGACTCCGTGGGCCATTTGGGGAGTAGGCCGACAAACATTATTCCGCCAACTACCAATAAGCGCACCGGTTCATTCCCAAGCGCAAAAACCCTGTGCTTGGTATTTGGGGCGTTGTAGATGGCATCCCCAGCCTCGAAATCGTGGCGGACCCCTTCCGACTCTATATATCCTTTCCCGGAAAGCACATAGTATACCTCCTCGCAGTTATGGCGGTGTAACGGGGAGTGATTTCCCGGGGGTATTTCTACTATGCCCATTATGAGCGTTTTCGTATCAACTCCGGTCTCCGGATATATCAGCTTCCAATCCCTAACGCCGGCCCTTTTCTCCATGGGGGCCCCGCTAATGAATTCTGATTTCTTAACAACCACTTTTCCCATCAGCCAACTCACCTATCTGAACAAGAATGCTTGGAAGAGCAGTAAGAATATTAGCGTGGTTATGGCATTAATGGCTGTCGAAACCGTATAGACCTTTAAGCCCCCCCTCACGCTTAAGCCACCCGTCTTAGCTACGACCCAGAAGCCGCTGTCGTTCACATGGCAACCGAGCAAACCTCCGGAGCCTATAGCGACCGCCAGCCAGAGCGGATTAAGAGCTATGTAGGGGGCTATCGGCGCCATGAGTTGCGATGTTGTGATAATGGCGACAGTCCCGGAGCCCTGAGCCGCTTTGATCCCAGCGGCTATTCCCCAAGCCAAGAGTATCGCGAGCAG
This window encodes:
- a CDS encoding dimethylsulfonioproprionate lyase family protein → MGKVVVKKSEFISGAPMEKRAGVRDWKLIYPETGVDTKTLIMGIVEIPPGNHSPLHRHNCEEVYYVLSGKGYIESEGVRHDFEAGDAIYNAPNTKHRVFALGNEPVRLLVVGGIMFVGLLPKWPTESPYEIFE
- a CDS encoding DUF72 domain-containing protein encodes the protein MRVKVGCCGFPVAMRTYFSRMRLVEVQSTFYNIPTKRSIENWLRESPQGFEFSVKGWMAITHPIDSPVWRRSKASPPGDPANYGSFKPTEENIRAWERTKEVCEALGARICVLQTPPGFGASKENIENMEGFFSSIRRDGLRIAWEPRGEWKDRRGKVGEICERLGLIPVFDILRHEPMAIGPIAYTRLHGLGGREYNYGYKYTDNDLNRLLDRVSSLKGSGVSEVYVLFNNIHMFNDASRFVKLLSDRG
- the speB gene encoding agmatinase; the protein is MEIDFLMAPPLEFLGKSVPFPKADYVVIGVPFDRTSTYRPGSRFAPNALREISLNVETYSFLSEIDAEDLKIHDAGNLSISANVEETLERVRRVVSEVVGSGKVSILLGGEHTISYGALMALSDLGIKFDVVDLDAHSDARDEYEGLRLSHATFMRRAVEDLGIRDIRYVGLRAISKEELGFIRGEGVKANTALDLKGLGKGASSLDVLFSDPAPKRYISIDLDVLDPAFAPAVGNPEGCGVYPEELLPILKRAASARVAGIDLCEYVPAYDNGSTGVQGIKLLLEAICAIEASKGGR
- a CDS encoding PIN domain-containing protein; translated protein: MRYAEGSFWLSKRGALVKYIVKSALHRSKMVSFFEKASVGELYVSPITLSEALYIASRIYEMGDALDYTPWVKRRARMARVDEGIAIRAGELKKSLGISLPDCYVIARAEAVKAIPLSGASRRG
- a CDS encoding DNA-directed DNA polymerase I codes for the protein MSAGTSLQINEGLNIEEAYLLSAGYDGERGRAFLKLYDKGEDRIKIWYDDTGHLPYCISKDPLEELERNEAISKHPGLARFERAERYDALRDRRLDVVIIYGKDPLAIGGKPSGSIRDIVKAWEANIKYVESYIYDLGFTPCMPYRVSNGRLYPITQELPREAIAHLERALEGEDEEHRKAVREWISLLEAPMPKLKRVALDIEVYSPIVTRVPDPSEAEHPILCIGFFDNEGRKRILLLDRGEGFKGEALPSDLGAAFFKSEADMLRAAFEIIREYPVLLTFNGDDFDLNYIWHRAQRLGIGREEIPLEVGRESISIKNGVHIDLYKFFVNKSMQVYAFRQKYREMTLDDVGMALLGEGKRRSEASVSDMSYSELAAYCMKDAELTMRLSTYDDELVMKLIVALSRISCLGIEEVSRQGVSNWIRSMLYREHRRRGYLIPRPDEILELKGTIATEATIKGKKYKGAIVVEPKPGVHFGVAVLDFASLYPSIIKMWNLGYETILCPHEDCRDNLVPGTPHWICKKRRAIQSVLIGSLRDVRVKWYKPKSKDGSLPEPKRNWYMVVQDALKVILNASYGVFGAETFSLYCPPVAEATAAIGRYVIRRAIEKAKSLGVEVLYGDTDSIFLGTTDQALLSELVKWSKEELGMELEIDKYYRYLALSSRKKNYLGVREDGSVDIKGLTGKKRHVPEFLQKAFYDMIQILSEVRSFDEFNSARERIKRIVKECYTKLKNREYSLEELAFNVMMGKSPEGYTKTTPQHVKAARLLSQRGIEIKPGDLIAFVKVTGELGVKPVQLASKNEIDTEKYLEYISSTFDQVLDALGIEFDELIGVRRLESFFR